Proteins encoded within one genomic window of Bacillus sp. F19:
- a CDS encoding quinone oxidoreductase: protein MRAIQLVEYGGPEVLKVVEMEVPEPAAKEVLIKIEAIGVNYADTARREGQYVIDTPLPFVPGAEVAGTVEEIGSDVTRFKKGDKVVTLLGSSRATGYAEFTVAEEKGLIPVPDGVDVKQAVSLPLQGLSAYHILKTMGRIEQGEIVLIHAAAGGVGTIAVQLAKLFGASKVIATASTPEKRSLAIEMGADETVDYTQEGWEKEVLHLTGGKGVDVALEMAGGDVFRKTLSCMAPFGRLVIYGVASGEQSRLYPSSLMAQNLSVIGFFLPQIMRKKELYLRSLSDLLGYLQNGELKLTIGGVYPLESAKEVHEMLQGRQTKGKLILVP, encoded by the coding sequence ATGAGAGCGATCCAATTAGTAGAATACGGCGGTCCAGAGGTTTTAAAAGTGGTGGAAATGGAAGTTCCGGAGCCTGCAGCAAAGGAAGTTTTAATTAAAATAGAAGCAATCGGCGTTAACTATGCAGATACAGCGAGGAGGGAAGGACAATATGTGATTGATACACCTCTCCCGTTTGTTCCGGGTGCAGAGGTGGCGGGAACGGTTGAGGAAATCGGCAGTGATGTCACCCGCTTTAAAAAAGGAGATAAAGTCGTCACACTTCTTGGATCCAGCCGAGCGACAGGCTATGCGGAGTTCACTGTAGCTGAAGAAAAGGGATTAATTCCTGTTCCAGACGGTGTGGATGTTAAACAAGCGGTGTCGCTTCCTCTTCAAGGGCTCAGTGCTTATCATATTTTAAAAACAATGGGGCGGATTGAACAGGGAGAAATCGTTCTGATTCATGCAGCTGCAGGTGGAGTTGGGACAATTGCCGTACAGCTTGCAAAGCTATTTGGAGCATCTAAAGTCATCGCAACGGCGAGCACACCTGAAAAAAGAAGCCTTGCCATTGAAATGGGTGCAGACGAAACGGTTGATTATACTCAAGAAGGCTGGGAAAAGGAAGTTCTTCATCTGACTGGAGGAAAAGGTGTAGATGTAGCCCTTGAAATGGCTGGAGGCGATGTTTTCAGAAAAACATTATCTTGCATGGCGCCGTTTGGCCGTCTTGTGATCTATGGAGTGGCGAGCGGTGAACAATCACGGCTATACCCTTCTTCACTCATGGCACAAAATCTGTCAGTCATCGGGTTTTTCCTTCCGCAGATTATGAGAAAGAAAGAGTTATATTTACGAAGTCTGTCAGATCTGCTCGGCTATCTTCAAAATGGAGAGTTAAAGCTGACAATCGGGGGCGTCTATCCTTTGGAAAGTGCGAAAGAAGTACATGAGATGCTCCAGGGAAGACAAACAAAAGGGAAACTGATTTTAGTTCCCTAA
- a CDS encoding AMP-binding protein has protein sequence MIQSHFEHWPVRVPYTLTVPETTLYDNLEISARRYPEKTAVYYYGAEITYRHLMREVDSLAGFLENKLSVAKGEKVLLFVQNSPQFVIGYYAILRAGGVVVPINPMNTAEELRFYIHDCQMKTGIIGQELYERIQPVFDSTTLKNVIVAAYSDYLSQDSLNEDIPEEVKKGAIELLNHDHMNWKDAVQGLFAPSEMASLADDLAVLPYTSGTTGLPKGCMHTHRTVQANTFGGYHWLNAASDAICLATLPLFHVTGMVHSMHIPILSGATVVMMTRWDREYARKIIHDLRVTHWINISTMLIDFLANPALVKEDMTSLMNLAGGGAALPAAVGEKLYKMTGLKFIEGYGLSETIAQTHFNPPDRSKLQCLGIPSFDVDARVIDPVHLTELGTGQEGEIVVSGPQIFLGYYNRELENEKSFIDIEGKKFFRTGDIGKRDEEGYYFIVDRVKRMINASGFKVWPTEIEGVLYQHPAVQQACVVGVPDKRRGETVKAFIILNKEFEGEIDAEEIVNWAKEKMAAYKYPRLIEFRKSLPMTSSGKLLWRKLQEEEKQKVLG, from the coding sequence ATGATTCAATCTCATTTTGAACATTGGCCGGTAAGAGTGCCGTATACGTTAACAGTTCCCGAAACGACGCTTTATGACAATCTGGAAATTTCGGCGAGGAGATACCCTGAAAAAACAGCGGTTTATTATTATGGTGCAGAAATTACATACAGGCATTTAATGCGTGAGGTTGATTCGCTTGCAGGGTTTCTGGAAAATAAATTATCCGTTGCCAAGGGAGAAAAAGTCCTGTTATTTGTACAAAATTCCCCTCAGTTTGTCATCGGTTATTATGCCATTCTGAGAGCGGGCGGGGTTGTTGTTCCGATAAATCCTATGAATACGGCAGAGGAACTCAGGTTTTATATTCATGACTGTCAGATGAAGACAGGTATTATTGGACAGGAGCTTTACGAACGAATACAGCCTGTTTTTGATTCGACCACACTGAAAAATGTTATTGTCGCTGCTTACTCTGATTATCTTTCTCAAGATTCTCTGAATGAGGACATCCCGGAAGAGGTAAAAAAAGGAGCGATAGAGCTTTTAAATCATGATCATATGAACTGGAAAGATGCTGTGCAGGGATTATTTGCACCTTCTGAAATGGCTTCTCTTGCAGATGATCTGGCTGTTTTGCCTTACACTTCCGGGACAACCGGACTGCCAAAAGGATGCATGCATACGCATCGGACAGTTCAGGCTAATACGTTTGGAGGCTATCATTGGCTGAACGCTGCTTCTGACGCGATCTGCTTAGCAACTTTGCCTCTTTTTCATGTGACAGGAATGGTTCACAGCATGCATATACCTATTCTATCAGGAGCAACGGTCGTGATGATGACTAGATGGGATAGGGAATATGCAAGAAAAATCATTCACGATTTAAGAGTGACACACTGGATTAACATCAGCACGATGCTGATTGACTTTTTGGCAAATCCCGCGCTTGTAAAGGAAGATATGACATCCTTGATGAACCTTGCCGGAGGAGGAGCAGCTCTCCCTGCGGCTGTAGGAGAAAAGCTGTATAAAATGACCGGTCTCAAATTTATTGAAGGATATGGGCTGTCAGAGACAATTGCCCAGACTCACTTCAATCCGCCTGATCGTTCTAAGCTCCAATGTCTTGGTATTCCATCGTTTGATGTGGATGCAAGAGTAATCGATCCAGTTCATCTAACGGAGCTTGGAACAGGTCAGGAAGGAGAGATAGTTGTTTCCGGCCCGCAGATTTTCCTCGGCTATTATAATCGCGAACTGGAAAATGAAAAGTCTTTTATTGATATTGAGGGCAAAAAGTTCTTCAGAACAGGTGATATCGGCAAACGTGATGAGGAGGGGTATTACTTCATTGTGGACCGTGTCAAACGGATGATCAACGCATCAGGATTCAAAGTGTGGCCGACGGAGATTGAAGGTGTCCTGTATCAGCATCCAGCTGTCCAGCAGGCATGCGTCGTAGGAGTACCTGATAAAAGACGGGGTGAAACTGTAAAAGCATTTATCATATTAAATAAAGAGTTTGAAGGTGAAATTGATGCAGAGGAAATCGTGAACTGGGCAAAAGAAAAAATGGCGGCTTATAAATATCCAAGACTCATTGAATTCAGAAAAAGCCTGCCAATGACATCAAGCGGAAAACTGCTGTGGAGAAAGCTCCAGGAAGAAGAAAAACAAAAGGTTTTGGGGTGA
- a CDS encoding phosphotriesterase-related protein: MKHMVETVTGPIAADQLGKTLIHEHFVFGYPGFHGDDSLLGFDEQDALETGITIALQLLSFGVDTVVDPTPNECGRNPELLKEISERTGLQIVCATGFYYEGEGAAPFLKFRQGLGTAEEEIYEMFKKEITEGIRNTGIKPGIIKLASRKGVITEYERMFFKAAARVHLEEGTVILTHTQEGTMGPDQVELLIDLGCDPKKIVIGHMCGNTDTDYHEKVLEKGVFIAFDRFGIQGMGGAPNDNERIRTLIKLVSLGYTNQIMLSHDTVNHWMGRPLILPEVIQGKMKNWHPVHLFENIIPELREQGMPEENIRTMLETNPSRLFFHQEAKINS, from the coding sequence ATGAAACATATGGTTGAAACAGTTACTGGGCCAATAGCAGCCGATCAGCTTGGCAAAACACTAATTCATGAACATTTTGTATTTGGCTATCCCGGATTCCACGGTGATGACTCTCTTTTGGGATTTGATGAACAGGATGCTCTTGAGACAGGGATTACCATTGCCCTTCAGCTCTTGAGCTTCGGGGTTGACACGGTGGTCGATCCAACCCCGAATGAATGCGGCAGAAACCCTGAACTATTAAAGGAAATCTCTGAACGTACAGGACTGCAAATTGTGTGCGCAACAGGTTTTTATTATGAGGGAGAAGGTGCAGCTCCTTTTTTAAAATTCAGGCAGGGACTCGGTACAGCTGAAGAAGAAATATATGAAATGTTTAAGAAGGAAATAACAGAAGGAATCAGGAATACCGGAATAAAGCCAGGTATTATTAAGCTTGCTTCAAGAAAAGGTGTCATTACCGAATATGAACGAATGTTCTTTAAAGCCGCTGCAAGGGTACACTTGGAGGAAGGCACGGTCATCCTGACGCATACACAAGAAGGAACAATGGGGCCTGATCAAGTGGAATTATTGATTGATCTTGGATGTGATCCTAAAAAAATAGTGATTGGCCACATGTGCGGCAATACGGATACAGATTATCATGAGAAGGTTTTGGAAAAAGGAGTATTCATCGCATTTGACAGGTTTGGCATACAGGGCATGGGAGGGGCTCCGAACGATAACGAAAGAATAAGAACCCTTATCAAATTAGTATCCCTTGGCTACACAAATCAAATCATGCTGTCTCATGACACGGTTAATCATTGGATGGGACGGCCGTTAATTCTGCCTGAGGTGATACAGGGAAAAATGAAAAACTGGCATCCTGTTCACCTTTTTGAAAATATTATCCCTGAGCTTCGGGAACAGGGGATGCCTGAAGAAAACATCCGAACAATGCTTGAAACCAATCCGTCAAGACTGTTTTTTCATCAGGAAGCTAAAATCAATTCTTAA
- a CDS encoding nitronate monooxygenase family protein: MEWKTRITELLNIQYPIIQGGLAYLAYSDLAAAVSNAGGLGQITAMSLGEPELLREEIAKVRKKTDKPFGLNFAVGQHGRPFSDLLDVAIEEKVPVISMTGGNPSAIFHQLKGANVKKLVLVAARRQAEKAEELGADAVMVVGQEGGGHLGRDDTGTFVLIPQVVDSVSIPVIASGGIGDGRGLMAALSLGAEGIEMGTRFIATQECVHAHSEYKHALVNSSERDTVVIKRSIGAPARALAGPWTAKILEMEQKQADYEQLKDYISGHANKRYIYDGMIDNGFAWAGQVTGLIRDVPSVEQLLSRMIAEASEIRQRWT, from the coding sequence ATGGAATGGAAGACTAGAATTACAGAGCTTTTAAACATTCAATACCCAATTATTCAGGGAGGACTTGCATACCTTGCATATTCTGATTTGGCAGCTGCTGTATCAAACGCTGGCGGACTGGGCCAAATAACAGCGATGTCTCTTGGGGAACCTGAACTGCTTCGGGAAGAGATTGCAAAAGTCCGCAAAAAAACAGATAAGCCGTTTGGTTTGAATTTTGCGGTAGGCCAGCACGGAAGACCATTCTCAGATCTGCTGGATGTGGCAATTGAAGAAAAAGTACCTGTCATTTCTATGACAGGAGGCAATCCTTCCGCTATCTTTCATCAATTAAAAGGGGCAAACGTAAAAAAGCTTGTTCTGGTGGCTGCCAGAAGGCAAGCTGAAAAAGCAGAAGAACTTGGAGCAGATGCTGTTATGGTTGTAGGACAAGAAGGAGGAGGCCACCTTGGAAGAGATGACACCGGAACGTTCGTTTTAATACCTCAAGTGGTTGATTCTGTGTCCATTCCTGTTATTGCATCCGGAGGAATTGGTGACGGCAGAGGATTGATGGCTGCACTCAGTCTCGGAGCAGAAGGAATTGAAATGGGAACGAGGTTTATTGCTACACAGGAATGTGTACATGCGCATTCAGAATACAAACATGCCCTTGTAAACAGTTCAGAACGGGATACTGTTGTCATTAAACGCAGTATTGGAGCGCCGGCTAGAGCACTAGCGGGACCTTGGACAGCTAAAATATTGGAGATGGAGCAAAAACAAGCTGATTATGAGCAGCTAAAAGATTATATTAGCGGCCATGCTAACAAAAGATACATATATGATGGTATGATAGACAATGGTTTTGCGTGGGCTGGACAAGTTACAGGCTTAATCCGCGACGTACCGAGCGTTGAACAGCTTCTCTCGAGGATGATAGCTGAGGCCAGCGAGATAAGACAAAGATGGACTTAA
- a CDS encoding UPF0223 family protein, translated as MDYQYPIQPDWSTNEIIDVIAFFQSIEKAYESGISREDLMKAYRRFKEIVPSKAEEKNLCDDFEEMSGYSSYRAIKKSRESSDADKIKM; from the coding sequence ATGGATTATCAATATCCGATTCAGCCTGATTGGAGCACAAATGAAATCATTGATGTGATTGCATTTTTCCAATCGATTGAAAAAGCATATGAGAGCGGGATCAGCCGGGAAGACTTGATGAAAGCATATCGGAGATTCAAGGAGATTGTCCCAAGCAAAGCAGAAGAGAAGAATCTCTGTGATGATTTTGAAGAAATGAGCGGGTATTCTTCTTACCGCGCCATTAAAAAAAGCAGAGAAAGCAGCGATGCTGATAAAATTAAAATGTAA
- a CDS encoding DUF1054 domain-containing protein: MDFKGFTNEDFDVFKIDGLDERMEALIHTVRPKLEQLGEKFSSELSGMTGDEMFAHVAKHARRSVNPPKDTWVAFASNKRGYKMLPHFQIGLWETHAFAWFAVIYESPVKDQYGAGLAKNWTRLRSQIPDHFVWSGDHTKPEVSVQKDMSQEDFQEMFKRVENVKKAELLCGIKIDREDAVKMSGKEFTDKMEETFKTLLPLYTIAQKAAVS; this comes from the coding sequence ATGGACTTCAAAGGATTTACAAATGAAGATTTCGATGTTTTTAAAATTGACGGCTTAGATGAGCGAATGGAAGCATTAATTCATACAGTAAGGCCAAAGCTTGAGCAGTTAGGTGAAAAATTTTCCTCAGAACTCTCAGGAATGACGGGGGATGAAATGTTTGCACACGTTGCAAAGCACGCACGCCGGTCGGTTAACCCGCCTAAAGATACTTGGGTTGCATTCGCAAGCAATAAGCGCGGATATAAAATGCTTCCCCACTTTCAAATCGGCTTATGGGAAACTCACGCTTTCGCCTGGTTTGCGGTTATTTATGAGTCTCCTGTAAAAGACCAATACGGAGCTGGGCTTGCAAAAAACTGGACCAGGCTGCGTTCACAAATCCCCGACCATTTCGTCTGGTCTGGGGACCATACAAAACCGGAAGTATCTGTTCAAAAAGACATGAGCCAAGAAGACTTCCAAGAAATGTTTAAACGCGTTGAAAATGTCAAAAAAGCGGAATTATTATGCGGAATAAAAATTGACAGAGAAGATGCCGTTAAAATGAGCGGAAAAGAATTTACAGACAAAATGGAAGAGACATTTAAAACGCTGCTTCCTCTATATACTATTGCTCAAAAGGCTGCTGTGTCATAA
- a CDS encoding inositol monophosphatase family protein, whose protein sequence is MANWSKIESDAKTWIYAAGETIRQSFQNVLQIQSKSNPDDLVTNMDKETEQYLISKINETYPEHRILGEEGFGHDIQSLEGIVWIVDPIDGTMNFVHQQRNFAISIGIYEDGVGQVGLIYDVVHDELYHAVKGKGAYMNDYRLPELKDVPLNQAVIALNATWVMENKRFDHNLLVPVAKAVRGTRSYGSATLEFAYVASGRLDAYITLRLAPWDFAAGLILLDEVGAKATTLDGEKINLIGQNSIFVAKKEIHSTILKDYLHK, encoded by the coding sequence ATGGCAAATTGGTCTAAGATCGAAAGTGATGCAAAAACATGGATTTACGCGGCAGGAGAAACGATCAGACAGTCGTTTCAAAATGTGCTGCAGATCCAGTCAAAATCTAATCCGGATGATCTTGTTACCAATATGGATAAAGAAACCGAGCAATATTTAATTTCGAAAATTAATGAAACATACCCGGAACACAGGATCCTTGGGGAAGAAGGATTTGGTCACGACATACAATCTTTAGAAGGAATTGTCTGGATTGTGGACCCGATTGACGGAACAATGAATTTTGTTCATCAGCAAAGGAATTTCGCCATTTCAATCGGAATTTATGAAGATGGGGTGGGACAAGTCGGTTTGATCTATGATGTTGTTCATGACGAGCTGTACCATGCAGTCAAGGGCAAAGGAGCCTATATGAATGATTACAGACTCCCCGAGCTGAAGGATGTTCCTTTAAACCAGGCTGTGATTGCTTTGAATGCAACATGGGTCATGGAAAATAAACGATTTGATCATAACTTATTAGTTCCAGTTGCAAAAGCGGTCAGAGGAACACGGTCATATGGTTCTGCCACACTAGAATTTGCCTATGTTGCATCAGGAAGGCTTGACGCTTATATTACGCTGAGACTTGCTCCATGGGATTTTGCTGCCGGTCTGATTTTACTCGATGAAGTTGGGGCTAAAGCAACAACGTTAGATGGTGAAAAAATAAATCTGATTGGACAAAACAGTATTTTCGTTGCAAAAAAAGAGATTCACTCCACTATTCTAAAGGATTATCTGCATAAGTAG
- a CDS encoding GNAT family N-acetyltransferase, producing MLNYRLFEEKDYSFFAELISASEVWQEEECRPDQAEEYMTSYKMYNGTWLIWMKSAEKIGISFHLNWAPSNEKAWIGTVLIHPQHRNQGLGMKIIEQISAQLKDDGHKAVFAGCPASRLDWLKFLGTCGFEQLKSEKDSEGKEYIITVKPV from the coding sequence ATGCTGAATTACCGTTTATTTGAAGAGAAAGATTATTCTTTCTTTGCAGAGCTGATTTCAGCAAGCGAAGTTTGGCAAGAAGAGGAATGCAGGCCAGATCAGGCAGAAGAATACATGACATCATATAAAATGTATAACGGCACTTGGCTCATTTGGATGAAGTCAGCAGAAAAAATTGGCATCTCCTTTCATCTTAACTGGGCTCCTTCCAATGAGAAGGCGTGGATTGGAACGGTCCTGATTCATCCTCAGCACCGTAATCAAGGTCTCGGTATGAAAATAATCGAGCAGATATCGGCACAATTAAAAGACGATGGCCATAAAGCAGTATTCGCTGGCTGTCCGGCTTCGAGGCTCGACTGGCTGAAGTTTTTAGGGACATGCGGATTTGAACAGCTTAAATCAGAAAAAGATTCTGAAGGCAAAGAATATATAATCACTGTAAAACCTGTATAG
- a CDS encoding YlaF family protein produces the protein MKSGKWVFFLLAFIAAASMVSVGIAVGERSILGIVISIIALIAAMGFGFATKKKMRDKGIL, from the coding sequence ATGAAATCTGGAAAATGGGTCTTCTTTCTTTTAGCATTCATTGCAGCTGCCTCGATGGTAAGCGTAGGCATAGCGGTTGGTGAAAGAAGTATTTTAGGCATAGTGATCTCTATTATTGCCCTTATTGCGGCAATGGGATTTGGATTTGCTACAAAAAAGAAAATGCGGGATAAAGGAATTCTTTAA
- the typA gene encoding translational GTPase TypA, producing MKLRNDIRNIAIIAHVDHGKTTLVDKMLHQAGTFRANEQVAERAMDSNDLERERGITILAKNTAINYKDTRINIMDTPGHADFGGEVERIMKMVDGVLLVVDAYEGCMPQTRFVLKKALEQNLTPIVVVNKIDRDFARPEEVVDEVLDLFIELDASEEQLEFPVIFASAMNGTASTSPDPADQEENMVSLFDSIVEHIPAPVDNTDEPLQFQVALLDYNDYVGRIGIGRVFRGTMEVGQQVSLMKIDGSFKNFRVTKLFGFQGLKRVEIESAKAGDLVAVSGMEDINVGETVCPVEHQEALPILRIDEPTLQMTFVVNNSPFAGREGKYVTSRKIEERLMAQLQTDVSLRVENTESPDAWIVSGRGELHLSILIENMRREGFELQVSKPEVIVKEIDGVRCEPVERVQIDVPEEHTGSVMESIGARKGEMLDMINNGNGQVRLIFNVPARGLIGYSTEFMSITRGFGIINHTFDSYQPMQPGQVGGRRQGVLISMENGKSTTYGIQGVEDRGIIFLDAGKDVYEGMIVGEHNRENDLVVNICRMKQQTNIRSANKDQTSTMKKPRIMSLEESLEYLNDDEYCELTPTSIRLRKKILDKNEREKQAKKKKLAGLL from the coding sequence GTGAAACTTCGAAATGATATTCGAAACATTGCTATTATTGCCCACGTAGACCACGGAAAAACGACCCTAGTCGACAAAATGCTTCATCAGGCTGGTACGTTCCGTGCGAACGAACAAGTTGCTGAAAGAGCGATGGATTCCAATGATTTAGAGCGCGAGCGCGGAATTACGATCTTAGCAAAAAATACGGCAATTAATTATAAAGATACACGCATCAACATAATGGATACACCAGGACATGCCGACTTTGGCGGCGAAGTTGAGCGCATCATGAAAATGGTTGACGGCGTATTACTTGTTGTCGACGCTTATGAAGGCTGTATGCCTCAAACACGCTTTGTGCTTAAAAAAGCACTTGAGCAAAATTTAACGCCTATCGTAGTAGTTAACAAAATTGACCGTGATTTTGCCCGTCCAGAGGAAGTAGTGGATGAAGTTCTTGACTTATTTATTGAACTTGATGCATCAGAAGAGCAGCTTGAGTTCCCGGTTATTTTTGCTTCAGCTATGAACGGAACAGCAAGCACTAGCCCGGACCCTGCTGATCAGGAAGAAAACATGGTTTCATTGTTTGATTCTATTGTTGAGCACATTCCAGCTCCTGTTGATAACACAGATGAGCCTCTTCAATTCCAGGTAGCTCTTCTTGATTACAATGATTATGTTGGACGAATTGGAATCGGCCGCGTATTCCGCGGAACGATGGAAGTTGGCCAGCAGGTTTCATTAATGAAAATTGACGGTTCCTTCAAAAACTTCCGTGTAACAAAATTATTCGGTTTCCAAGGGTTAAAACGCGTTGAAATTGAAAGCGCAAAAGCAGGAGATCTAGTTGCTGTTTCCGGAATGGAAGATATAAACGTAGGAGAAACAGTCTGCCCGGTTGAACATCAGGAAGCATTGCCAATCCTTCGTATTGATGAGCCGACTCTTCAAATGACATTTGTTGTAAACAACAGTCCATTTGCAGGCCGCGAAGGAAAATATGTCACTTCACGTAAAATTGAAGAGCGTTTAATGGCTCAATTACAGACAGATGTAAGTTTGCGTGTTGAAAACACGGAATCTCCGGATGCATGGATCGTTTCAGGCCGCGGAGAACTTCATCTTTCAATCTTAATCGAAAATATGCGCCGCGAAGGCTTTGAGCTTCAAGTATCTAAACCTGAAGTTATCGTGAAAGAAATTGACGGAGTCAGATGTGAGCCAGTTGAGCGCGTTCAAATTGATGTGCCTGAGGAGCATACTGGTTCTGTTATGGAATCAATTGGTGCCCGTAAAGGTGAAATGCTCGATATGATTAACAATGGAAACGGTCAAGTTCGTTTAATTTTCAACGTGCCTGCACGCGGATTAATCGGTTACTCTACAGAATTCATGTCAATCACCCGCGGATTCGGTATCATCAACCATACATTCGACAGCTATCAGCCAATGCAGCCTGGTCAAGTTGGAGGACGTCGTCAAGGCGTGCTTATCTCCATGGAAAACGGAAAATCAACAACTTACGGTATTCAAGGTGTTGAAGACCGCGGAATTATTTTCCTTGATGCTGGTAAAGACGTATATGAAGGTATGATCGTTGGAGAGCACAATCGTGAAAATGATCTGGTTGTCAACATCTGCAGAATGAAACAGCAAACAAATATCCGCTCTGCAAATAAAGACCAAACAAGCACAATGAAAAAACCACGCATCATGTCTCTTGAGGAATCTCTTGAATACTTGAACGATGATGAGTACTGTGAGCTTACTCCAACATCTATCCGTTTAAGAAAGAAAATTCTTGATAAGAATGAGCGCGAAAAACAAGCTAAGAAGAAAAAATTAGCTGGCTTACTGTAA